The Saxibacter everestensis genome has a window encoding:
- a CDS encoding YkvA family protein, whose product MWREAILGVLGGLLLVYVVMLLMLWLYARKHPETITMKDALRLLPDLLRLVRRLAADKSLPAGVRARLFALLIYLILPIDLVPDFLPVIGYADDAIVVAWILRSVIRRAGVAPVRRHWPGTPEGLRVILTLAGIDGR is encoded by the coding sequence ATGTGGCGGGAAGCCATACTCGGCGTCCTCGGCGGACTTCTGCTGGTCTACGTAGTGATGCTGCTCATGCTGTGGCTGTATGCGCGCAAGCATCCGGAAACCATCACGATGAAAGACGCGCTGCGCCTGCTGCCTGATTTGCTCAGGCTGGTCCGGCGCCTCGCCGCAGACAAGTCTTTGCCGGCAGGTGTGCGGGCCCGGCTGTTCGCGCTGCTCATCTATCTGATCCTGCCGATCGACCTGGTGCCGGACTTTCTCCCGGTGATCGGATACGCGGATGACGCCATCGTGGTGGCCTGGATATTGCGTTCGGTGATCAGACGGGCCGGGGTTGCGCCGGTCCGGCGGCATTGGCCGGGCACTCCGGAAGGCCTGCGGGTAATTCTCACCCTGGCCGGGATCGACGGCCGCTAA
- a CDS encoding mycoredoxin, with translation MEHLPEAGKVTMFSTTWCGYCRRLKTQMDAAGIEYAEVNIEEVPGTAEFVEEVNGGNQTVPTLLFPDGTSATNPSLADVKQRLGA, from the coding sequence ATGGAACACCTGCCCGAAGCCGGCAAAGTCACGATGTTTTCGACGACCTGGTGTGGCTACTGCCGTCGCCTGAAGACCCAAATGGATGCCGCCGGCATCGAGTACGCGGAAGTCAACATCGAGGAAGTCCCGGGCACGGCAGAGTTTGTCGAGGAAGTAAACGGCGGCAACCAGACAGTTCCCACGCTGCTCTTTCCGGACGGCACTTCGGCGACAAATCCATCGCTTGCCGATGTCAAGCAACGTCTCGGCGCGTAA
- the cas5e gene encoding type I-E CRISPR-associated protein Cas5/CasD — protein sequence MTSLLFKLAGPMQAWGSGSRWASRATDLAPTKSGVIGLLAAASGLERSAPLGKLMTLRFGVRIDQPGSVAVDFQTARTLDGKTSMPLSHRAFLQDAVFLAGVESEDRGYLAELKSALQRPYFPLFLGRRAFPPAGPLKTELVDASLEQAFAAHDWQASERHQRSQEAAAVNLPFLIDVPAGTPGAQTQRDVPISFDQRRREYGWRDIGAGSVTLSNPWGKPNEGGSPPSGLDPNAPDPEVPTPERPAQGEGHDPMAPLMEEA from the coding sequence ATGACCTCGCTGCTGTTCAAGCTGGCCGGACCCATGCAGGCATGGGGGTCAGGCAGTCGCTGGGCTAGTAGGGCGACGGACCTGGCCCCAACGAAAAGCGGGGTGATCGGGCTCTTGGCGGCGGCATCCGGCCTGGAACGCTCTGCCCCGCTGGGCAAGCTCATGACCCTGCGGTTCGGTGTCCGGATCGATCAGCCCGGCTCCGTCGCTGTCGATTTCCAGACCGCCAGAACCCTCGACGGGAAGACCTCGATGCCGCTGTCGCACCGGGCCTTCCTGCAGGATGCTGTGTTCCTCGCCGGAGTGGAATCAGAGGACCGCGGCTACCTGGCCGAGTTGAAAAGCGCCCTGCAGCGGCCTTACTTTCCGCTCTTCCTCGGCCGGCGTGCCTTTCCGCCCGCCGGGCCACTGAAGACCGAGTTAGTCGATGCCTCGCTCGAGCAGGCCTTTGCTGCGCATGACTGGCAGGCCAGCGAGCGCCATCAACGGTCGCAGGAGGCCGCGGCCGTGAACCTTCCGTTTCTCATCGACGTTCCCGCCGGCACGCCGGGTGCTCAGACGCAGCGGGACGTCCCGATCAGTTTCGACCAGCGGCGACGCGAGTACGGATGGCGCGACATCGGTGCCGGATCCGTGACGTTGTCGAACCCATGGGGAAAACCTAATGAAGGAGGGTCGCCACCGTCCGGATTGGACCCGAACGCGCCGGACCCGGAGGTGCCGACCCCGGAGCGACCGGCCCAGGGTGAGGGGCATGACCCGATGGCTCCGTTGATGGAGGAGGCGTAA
- the casB gene encoding type I-E CRISPR-associated protein Cse2/CasB, producing MTVFEEQSAGEKAPEAGAEPKRRSLRSFVAARATRLQEAYREDNATAVAQLAKLRRGVNQSLGADLELVGLTTVGLYPDDVHLRDEPTNEEQAAYAAITLFALHQQGKRGLRMHQNGYSFGRSARLLGRKAGSRDAVRRRFNAMGTAITWAETLHHARGLIQQFRAHDIPLDYGRFAADLYRLHRPDLANAVRNAWGRDFYRTDQEDTAGEFPASDKQGTD from the coding sequence ATGACGGTCTTCGAAGAACAGTCGGCAGGAGAGAAAGCGCCAGAGGCGGGGGCGGAGCCGAAGCGCCGCAGCTTGCGGTCCTTCGTCGCCGCCAGGGCAACCCGGCTGCAGGAGGCATACCGGGAAGACAACGCCACGGCGGTCGCGCAGCTCGCCAAGCTGCGGCGCGGCGTCAATCAGTCACTCGGTGCCGACCTCGAACTCGTCGGGCTGACCACGGTTGGTCTGTACCCGGACGATGTCCATTTGCGTGACGAACCGACGAACGAGGAACAGGCCGCCTACGCTGCCATCACGCTCTTTGCGCTGCATCAGCAGGGCAAGCGGGGGCTACGCATGCATCAGAACGGATACTCATTCGGTCGGTCTGCGCGTCTCCTCGGGCGGAAAGCGGGCAGCCGCGATGCCGTGCGACGACGCTTCAACGCCATGGGTACGGCGATCACCTGGGCGGAAACGCTGCACCACGCGCGCGGTCTCATCCAGCAATTCCGCGCCCACGACATTCCCCTTGACTACGGGCGATTCGCGGCCGATCTGTACCGGCTGCACCGTCCGGATCTAGCCAATGCTGTCCGCAATGCCTGGGGCCGTGACTTCTATCGGACAGACCAAGAAGACACCGCGGGCGAATTCCCGGCCAGTGACAAACAAGGCACCGACTAA
- a CDS encoding MFS transporter, with amino-acid sequence MHHFRRNQALLIVAQLFSGVGIASGVAVGGLLSEEVSGTTSAAGFGQTATVLGAGLVAMPLARMAGRHSRRWALTIGFGIGALGAAIILLAAASTQFWLLLIGMLCFGSATAAGLQSRYAAAELAPPATQARAMSIVVWATTLGTVAGPNLSEPGSRLGQLLGMNHLVGPYLFAVVSFGLAALVVACLRTSVPSSRRPAQAGDTVASSVPVEPGKPVGTAQALREAISRPNALFALVTIIGGHMMMVSVMVMTPIHMNHGGMSLELVGIVISVHVLGMYAASPLFGWLADKIGARTTALTGAGIFAIAIVVGLLDATSGHSSMGRISIALGILGLGWSCCLIGGSALLNQSIDEEARVPLQGASDAMMNFGAAIMAALAGPVLANGGFLWINLMAALILLPLILLGVRAVAIGRRSSLTESAAEPASNSHRS; translated from the coding sequence GTGCATCATTTCAGGCGCAATCAGGCGCTGCTGATCGTCGCCCAGTTGTTCTCCGGCGTCGGGATCGCCTCCGGCGTGGCCGTCGGCGGATTGCTGTCCGAAGAAGTATCGGGAACGACGTCTGCCGCCGGCTTCGGGCAAACGGCGACTGTGCTCGGCGCGGGGCTGGTCGCGATGCCGCTGGCCCGGATGGCCGGACGACACAGCCGCCGGTGGGCGCTGACCATCGGATTCGGCATCGGCGCGCTCGGCGCGGCAATCATCCTGCTTGCCGCCGCCTCCACCCAGTTCTGGCTGCTGCTCATCGGCATGCTGTGTTTCGGGTCGGCGACGGCGGCCGGCCTGCAGTCACGTTATGCGGCTGCCGAGCTCGCACCGCCGGCTACCCAGGCCCGGGCGATGTCGATAGTGGTCTGGGCGACCACGCTCGGCACGGTGGCAGGGCCCAACCTTTCGGAACCGGGCAGCCGGCTGGGGCAACTGCTCGGCATGAACCATCTTGTCGGGCCGTATCTGTTCGCGGTTGTCTCATTCGGGCTCGCGGCACTTGTCGTTGCCTGCCTGCGAACATCGGTCCCCTCATCCCGGCGTCCAGCGCAGGCAGGTGACACGGTGGCGTCGTCCGTACCCGTTGAACCGGGTAAGCCGGTGGGCACGGCTCAGGCCCTGCGTGAGGCAATTTCGCGTCCGAACGCGCTCTTCGCGCTGGTGACCATTATCGGCGGCCACATGATGATGGTGTCCGTAATGGTGATGACCCCGATTCATATGAACCACGGTGGTATGTCGCTGGAACTTGTGGGAATCGTGATCAGCGTTCACGTGCTGGGCATGTATGCCGCCAGTCCGCTGTTCGGCTGGTTGGCGGACAAGATAGGGGCGCGAACCACCGCATTGACCGGTGCCGGGATCTTCGCGATCGCGATCGTGGTTGGTCTGCTGGATGCGACGTCCGGACACAGCAGTATGGGGCGGATCAGTATCGCGCTCGGTATTCTCGGTCTCGGCTGGTCATGCTGTCTGATCGGCGGTTCTGCGCTGCTGAATCAGTCCATCGATGAGGAAGCGAGGGTGCCGTTGCAGGGTGCGTCCGACGCAATGATGAACTTCGGCGCCGCGATCATGGCGGCGCTGGCCGGGCCTGTCCTGGCCAACGGCGGCTTCCTCTGGATCAACCTGATGGCAGCCCTTATCCTGCTCCCGCTCATTCTGCTGGGCGTGCGGGCGGTCGCGATCGGCCGCAGATCATCGCTGACCGAAAGCGCCGCCGAGCCTGCGTCCAACTCGCACCGCAGCTGA
- the cas7e gene encoding type I-E CRISPR-associated protein Cas7/Cse4/CasC: protein MSRTIVDIHILQTVPPSNINRDDTGSPKTAVFGGTRRARVSSQAWKRATRLAFNSRLDPKELGVRTKRIVELLADRITAQNPSIDSRQAQDLAKQAFAALGKKGIKLKKTRKSETEPLPDEAGYLVFLSGRQLDRLADAAVAANATDDPRKALKDAGLTKAIDREHSVDIALFGRMVADVTDLNVDAAAQVAHALSVHAVETEFDYYTAVDDHKNLDEEEDAGAGMIGTVEFNSSTLYRYATIDVDRLLDNLDDGQATVRAVQAFVEAFATSMPTGKQNTFANRTLPDGVVVSVRDTQSVNLVGAFEQAVEEPARLKVASRKLVEHAKNVDTSFGTTPVNSWVVRVGDATSELQDLGTTVTLPELVVQVGEVVSDRLSQGTGTTES, encoded by the coding sequence ATGTCCCGCACCATAGTCGACATCCACATCCTGCAGACTGTTCCGCCGAGCAACATCAATCGGGACGACACGGGCAGCCCAAAGACCGCCGTGTTCGGCGGGACCAGGCGTGCCCGCGTGTCCAGCCAGGCCTGGAAGCGCGCGACGAGGCTCGCGTTCAATAGCCGGCTCGACCCGAAGGAACTCGGCGTGCGAACCAAGCGGATCGTGGAGCTGCTCGCCGACCGGATCACGGCGCAGAATCCTTCCATCGATTCCCGTCAGGCACAGGACCTGGCCAAGCAAGCCTTCGCCGCACTCGGCAAGAAGGGCATCAAGCTTAAGAAGACGCGGAAGAGTGAGACCGAACCGTTGCCGGACGAGGCGGGTTACCTGGTGTTCCTCAGCGGACGTCAACTCGACAGGCTGGCCGACGCGGCGGTTGCCGCCAACGCCACCGACGATCCACGAAAAGCGCTGAAGGACGCCGGATTGACGAAGGCCATCGACCGTGAGCATTCGGTCGACATCGCCTTGTTCGGCCGGATGGTCGCCGACGTCACCGATCTGAACGTCGACGCCGCGGCCCAGGTGGCTCATGCGCTCAGCGTCCATGCCGTGGAGACCGAGTTCGACTACTACACCGCCGTCGATGACCACAAGAATCTCGATGAGGAAGAAGACGCCGGAGCCGGCATGATCGGCACCGTCGAATTCAACTCCTCGACGCTGTATCGGTACGCCACAATCGATGTGGATCGCTTGCTCGACAATCTGGACGATGGCCAGGCCACGGTTCGCGCCGTGCAGGCATTCGTCGAGGCATTCGCCACCTCGATGCCCACAGGTAAGCAGAATACATTTGCCAACCGCACGCTGCCCGACGGAGTCGTGGTCAGCGTGCGTGACACTCAGTCGGTCAACCTGGTCGGCGCGTTCGAGCAGGCGGTGGAGGAGCCCGCGAGGCTCAAGGTGGCCAGCCGAAAGCTTGTGGAACACGCCAAGAACGTCGACACCAGCTTCGGCACCACGCCGGTGAATTCGTGGGTGGTGCGAGTCGGTGACGCTACCAGCGAGCTGCAGGACCTTGGCACAACGGTGACGTTGCCGGAACTGGTCGTCCAGGTCGGCGAGGTGGTGTCCGACCGCCTGTCGCAGGGCACCGGCACGACGGAGTCCTGA
- the cas6e gene encoding type I-E CRISPR-associated protein Cas6/Cse3/CasE: protein MFLTRFDINPRRRGAAKLLTSPHAMHAAVESGFPPSPPGEQGRVLWRLDADGDRATLYIASPRRPDLTHLVEQAGWPTTQSWLTRDYQPLLSRISVGQTWAFRLTANPVRNIRSEGATRGKPVGHVTAAQQEQWLLDRSEVAGFEIPTTADKSPAVAITKRDTLKFRRGESTVTLRIARFDGVLRVTDRERFVGTLINGLGRAKGYGCGLITLASPPE from the coding sequence ATGTTTCTGACCAGGTTCGACATCAACCCAAGGCGACGCGGGGCTGCGAAGTTGCTCACATCCCCGCACGCCATGCACGCTGCGGTGGAGTCTGGATTTCCGCCGTCCCCGCCGGGAGAGCAAGGCCGGGTACTGTGGCGCTTGGACGCCGACGGGGACCGCGCGACACTCTACATTGCGAGTCCGCGCCGACCCGATCTGACGCACCTCGTGGAACAGGCCGGCTGGCCGACAACCCAATCCTGGCTGACCAGGGACTACCAGCCGCTGTTGTCGAGGATCTCCGTCGGCCAGACCTGGGCCTTCCGGCTCACGGCCAACCCGGTGCGCAACATTCGCTCGGAGGGCGCTACCCGGGGCAAACCGGTCGGACATGTCACCGCCGCCCAGCAGGAACAATGGCTGCTCGACCGATCGGAGGTGGCAGGATTCGAGATCCCCACCACGGCGGATAAGTCGCCTGCCGTCGCAATCACGAAGCGTGACACGCTCAAGTTCAGGCGAGGAGAGTCGACGGTCACCTTGCGGATCGCACGATTCGATGGCGTGCTTCGGGTGACGGATCGTGAGCGGTTCGTGGGCACTCTGATCAACGGACTGGGCCGGGCGAAGGGATACGGCTGCGGGCTGATCACGCTCGCATCTCCGCCCGAATGA
- a CDS encoding cupin domain-containing protein, which produces MTGGGPPPPSIPELVRAEDRMSFLYLERAAVHRDSNAITATDERGTVHIPAASPAYAEGKQTLSLKPGDIVRLAAGTQTWWTVTEPLRKVYLTPAD; this is translated from the coding sequence ATGACTGGCGGAGGGCCGCCGCCGCCCAGCATCCCCGAACTGGTCCGCGCCGAGGATCGGATGTCGTTTCTTTACCTTGAGCGCGCCGCCGTGCACAGGGACAGTAACGCGATCACGGCTACGGACGAGCGCGGCACGGTACACATTCCCGCCGCCTCGCCCGCCTACGCTGAAGGTAAGCAGACGCTGTCGCTGAAACCGGGCGACATCGTCCGACTGGCGGCGGGCACACAGACCTGGTGGACCGTAACCGAGCCGCTGCGCAAGGTGTATCTCACCCCAGCCGACTAA
- a CDS encoding DHA2 family efflux MFS transporter permease subunit, with translation MENVTRPWPALWALVLGFFMILVDSTIVSVATPAIMTGLEADINSVIWVTSAYLLAYAVPLLITGRLGDRVGPKNLYLVGLVTFTAASAWCGFSGTVETLIVARVLQGLGAAMMTPQTMAVITRIFPPNRRGSAMALWGSVAGVATLVGPILGGLLVDSLGWEWIFFINVPVGIVGFVLAWRLVPKLSTHSHSFDVLGVALSAIGMFCLVFGIQEGESFDWGSIAGPISVWGLIIVGIVVLVAFVIWQHFNRREPLLPLGLFRDRNFSLANVGITTMGFAITAMALPLMLYAQNVRGLSPTQSALMLAPMAIISGGLAPVTGKLVDRVNPRYIAIIGFVSLPISLFWLGAILSPDVVIWQLLLPISLLGVANAGIWAPLSTTATRNLPPAKAGAGSGVYNTTRQVGAVLGSAAIAALMQARISANLPQAANAAPGSSEPSLGGGQLPEALREGFATAMGQSLYLPAAVVVIGLVAVAFFAKPSPRGYEAPTKDPVRENVSS, from the coding sequence TTGGAAAACGTCACCCGCCCCTGGCCGGCGCTCTGGGCGCTGGTTCTCGGCTTCTTCATGATCCTGGTGGACAGCACCATCGTCTCGGTGGCGACGCCGGCCATCATGACCGGGCTGGAAGCCGACATCAACTCGGTCATCTGGGTCACTAGCGCCTATCTGCTCGCCTACGCGGTTCCGCTGCTGATTACCGGCCGGCTCGGCGACCGGGTCGGACCGAAAAACCTCTACCTGGTCGGCCTGGTCACCTTCACCGCAGCCTCGGCTTGGTGCGGGTTCTCCGGGACGGTGGAAACTTTGATCGTCGCCCGGGTTCTGCAGGGGCTCGGCGCCGCGATGATGACGCCGCAGACTATGGCGGTCATAACCCGGATCTTTCCGCCGAACCGCCGTGGTTCGGCGATGGCGCTCTGGGGTTCGGTTGCCGGCGTCGCGACTCTGGTCGGGCCAATTCTCGGCGGCCTGCTCGTGGACTCGCTGGGCTGGGAGTGGATCTTCTTCATCAATGTGCCGGTTGGCATCGTCGGCTTCGTGCTGGCGTGGCGGCTCGTGCCGAAACTCAGCACGCACTCGCACAGCTTCGACGTCCTGGGCGTTGCGCTCAGCGCGATCGGCATGTTCTGCTTGGTCTTCGGCATCCAGGAGGGCGAGAGCTTCGACTGGGGCAGCATTGCCGGGCCGATTTCGGTCTGGGGCCTGATCATCGTCGGCATTGTCGTGCTCGTGGCATTCGTCATCTGGCAGCACTTCAACCGGCGGGAGCCGCTGCTGCCCCTGGGCCTGTTCCGGGATCGAAACTTCTCGCTGGCAAATGTCGGCATCACGACGATGGGCTTCGCCATCACCGCGATGGCGCTTCCGCTGATGCTCTATGCGCAGAACGTTCGCGGGCTCAGCCCGACCCAGTCGGCACTGATGCTGGCGCCGATGGCGATTATTTCCGGCGGTCTCGCACCGGTCACCGGCAAGCTGGTCGACCGGGTCAACCCGCGCTACATCGCGATCATCGGCTTCGTCAGCCTGCCGATCTCGCTCTTCTGGCTTGGCGCGATTCTGTCACCGGATGTCGTCATCTGGCAGCTCCTACTGCCGATCTCCCTGCTCGGCGTGGCGAATGCGGGCATCTGGGCGCCGCTATCGACCACGGCAACCCGTAATTTGCCGCCGGCCAAGGCCGGTGCCGGTTCGGGCGTGTACAACACCACCCGTCAGGTCGGAGCCGTTCTGGGAAGTGCGGCGATCGCGGCACTCATGCAGGCGCGAATCAGCGCGAATCTGCCCCAGGCGGCGAACGCCGCGCCTGGCAGCTCAGAACCTTCACTGGGTGGCGGCCAACTGCCGGAGGCACTCCGTGAAGGCTTCGCCACCGCAATGGGACAGTCGCTGTACCTGCCGGCCGCGGTCGTCGTGATCGGCCTGGTCGCGGTGGCATTCTTCGCTAAGCCGTCCCCGCGTGGCTACGAGGCGCCAACGAAGGACCCGGTTCGCGAGAACGTCTCGAGCTGA
- a CDS encoding nucleoside hydrolase, with protein sequence MPKTKLLVDVDTGIDDSLALLYLLASPEAEILGITCTAGNVGARQVAINNLAWLELCSASDIEVALGSEIPLVEPLRTTEETHGPQGIGYAELDPPRRTLSDRHATEVWIDAARRHPGEVIGLVTGPLTNLALALKIEPELPSLLRRLVVMGGALNHPGNTFPTAEWNVSVDPEAAQIVFAAFSGLPEERRPLLCPLDVTERIEMLPAHIHQLAELAGCHEFEWLRAEDERGRRSTASNAVVRHVSDAVRFYLEFHQDHGQGYLAHMHDPFAAAVALHPEIAVTTPAVVDVELLGTLTRGSTIADWRGMWGREPNVAVVTDTDPAAFFSHMIGRIAALAREVG encoded by the coding sequence GTGCCGAAAACCAAGCTTCTTGTCGACGTTGACACCGGGATAGACGACTCCCTCGCGCTGCTGTACCTGCTGGCATCTCCAGAGGCCGAAATCCTTGGCATCACCTGCACCGCAGGCAATGTAGGCGCGCGCCAGGTAGCGATCAACAACCTTGCCTGGTTGGAGCTTTGCTCGGCGTCGGACATCGAGGTCGCGCTTGGTTCTGAGATCCCGCTGGTTGAGCCGCTGCGGACCACCGAGGAAACCCACGGACCGCAGGGAATTGGCTATGCGGAGCTTGACCCGCCGCGCCGGACACTTTCGGACCGGCACGCCACCGAGGTCTGGATCGATGCCGCCCGCAGGCACCCGGGCGAAGTCATCGGCCTGGTGACCGGCCCGTTGACCAACCTTGCCCTGGCGCTGAAAATCGAGCCGGAATTGCCGTCGCTGCTGCGCCGGCTTGTCGTAATGGGCGGCGCGCTTAATCATCCCGGCAATACCTTTCCGACGGCGGAGTGGAACGTTTCGGTAGATCCGGAGGCCGCGCAGATCGTCTTTGCCGCGTTCTCCGGTCTACCCGAAGAACGGCGGCCGCTGTTGTGCCCGCTCGACGTGACCGAACGAATCGAGATGCTGCCCGCGCACATCCATCAGTTGGCCGAACTGGCCGGATGCCACGAGTTCGAGTGGCTCCGGGCCGAAGACGAACGCGGACGACGCTCGACGGCATCCAACGCGGTAGTGCGGCACGTCTCGGACGCAGTCCGCTTCTACCTGGAGTTCCATCAGGACCACGGCCAGGGATATCTTGCGCATATGCACGATCCGTTCGCGGCTGCCGTCGCACTGCACCCCGAAATTGCGGTGACGACGCCTGCCGTGGTCGACGTGGAACTGCTCGGCACTCTCACTCGCGGCTCGACGATCGCGGACTGGCGGGGGATGTGGGGACGCGAACCAAACGTTGCCGTCGTGACCGACACGGATCCGGCGGCGTTCTTCAGCCACATGATCGGCCGGATAGCCGCCCTCGCACGAGAGGTGGGCTGA
- a CDS encoding NADP-dependent oxidoreductase: MTDSQQILLASRPSGEPTQQDFRFESTALPEPQEGEVLLGVKYLSLDPYMRGRMSAAKSYAAPVEVGDVMEGGTVAEVLSSKSDSLSEGDLVLSYSGWQSHAVEKASAVRKLDDNGLSPSTALGVLGMPGFTAYAGLLELGKPKPGETVVVAAASGPVGSAVGQIARLKGARAVGIAGGPEKCRYVKEELGFDEVVDHRDPDFEANLAAATPDGIDVYFENVGGHVWDAVFPRLNTFARVPVCGRIAHYNDTSAPEGPDKLPRFFSDVLSKSLTIRGFIQTEFVPTMFADFRRDMSAWVRSGEVKYREDVVKGLDNAPDAFIGMLKGKNFGKLVIEV, encoded by the coding sequence ATGACAGACAGCCAACAGATCCTACTTGCCTCCAGGCCCTCCGGCGAGCCGACGCAGCAGGACTTCCGATTCGAATCCACTGCCCTGCCCGAACCGCAGGAAGGCGAGGTCCTGCTCGGGGTGAAATACCTTTCGCTCGACCCCTATATGCGTGGCCGGATGAGCGCGGCAAAATCGTACGCCGCGCCGGTGGAGGTGGGTGACGTGATGGAAGGCGGCACGGTCGCCGAGGTGCTCAGCTCGAAGTCTGACTCGTTGAGCGAAGGCGACCTCGTCCTGTCGTACTCCGGTTGGCAGTCTCATGCCGTTGAGAAAGCGTCCGCTGTCCGAAAGCTGGACGACAACGGACTCTCGCCGTCGACGGCGCTCGGGGTGCTCGGAATGCCTGGGTTCACCGCATACGCCGGACTGCTCGAACTCGGAAAGCCCAAACCCGGCGAGACCGTCGTCGTTGCCGCCGCAAGCGGACCGGTTGGGTCAGCTGTCGGCCAGATAGCCAGGCTCAAGGGCGCCCGGGCGGTGGGCATCGCCGGCGGACCGGAGAAGTGCCGATACGTCAAGGAAGAGCTCGGTTTCGATGAGGTCGTTGATCATCGCGACCCCGACTTCGAGGCGAATCTCGCCGCTGCGACGCCTGACGGCATCGATGTCTATTTCGAGAACGTAGGCGGCCACGTATGGGACGCGGTGTTTCCCAGACTGAACACATTCGCCAGGGTGCCCGTGTGCGGGCGGATCGCGCACTACAACGACACGAGCGCGCCAGAGGGCCCCGACAAGCTGCCGCGGTTCTTCAGCGATGTTCTGTCGAAGAGCCTGACGATCCGCGGGTTCATCCAGACCGAGTTCGTCCCCACCATGTTCGCTGACTTCCGGCGCGACATGTCGGCATGGGTGAGGTCCGGCGAGGTGAAGTACCGCGAAGACGTGGTCAAGGGACTGGATAATGCGCCCGACGCGTTCATCGGCATGCTGAAGGGCAAGAACTTCGGCAAGCTCGTTATCGAGGTATAG